Proteins encoded by one window of Dreissena polymorpha isolate Duluth1 chromosome 11, UMN_Dpol_1.0, whole genome shotgun sequence:
- the LOC127849686 gene encoding uncharacterized protein LOC127849686, whose protein sequence is MTPVTQSVHTVSGQQMNILGKVDLVVQLGKECYDVTFVVGDIDSDGILGQDFLRGNVDHINYGKSCLVMGSDIVPLQTVGGSSQICRVEVRDTVKIPAHSRVWVPVNIPLAEYMAPLGFVEPDPDVMAEKEVFPMSGIVETHSENVLVNVVNYGSEPVTIFKRMHLGTCKPFFENTQQHRVARVTQQVECNTLPQHLTDLYDRSSVHLNDQEKSDLQNLLCKYSPVFSKSSEDIGRTSLVKHVINTGKAAPIRQPPRRLPLGN, encoded by the coding sequence ATGACCCCAGTTACTCAATCTGTTCACACGGTGAGTGGGCAACAAATGAACATCCTTGGCAAAGTCGACCTTGTGGTTCAGCTTGGTAAGGAGTGCTACGATGTTACTTTTGTGGTTGGTGACATTGATTCAGATGGAATCCTAGGTCAGGATTTTCTTCGCGGAAATGTGGACCACATCAATTACGGAAAGTCCTGTTTGGTGATGGGGTCCGATATTGTACCACTTCAAACTGTGGGCGGCTCCAGTCAAATATGTCGTGTAGAGGTTCGTGACACGGTCAAGATACCTGCACATTCTAGAGTGTGGGTTCCAGTCAATATTCCCCTTGCTGAATATATGGCACCACTTGGTTTTGTAGAACCAGATCCTGATGTTATGGCTGAAAAGGAAGTTTTTCCCATGAGCGGTATTGTTGAAACACACTCAGAGAATGTTCTAGTTAATGTTGTTAACTATGGTTCCGAACCTGTCACAATCTTCAAACGAATGCATCTTGGCACCTGCAAACCTTTCTTTGAAAACACGCAACAACATCGTGTTGCACGTGTGACACAACAAGTTGAATGTAACACTTTGCCACAGCACCTTACTGATCTGTATGATCGCAGTTCAGTCCATCTAAATGATCAGGAAAAATCTGATCTTCAAAACTTGCTTTGCAAGTACAGTCCTGTCTTTTCCAAATCTTCTGAGGACATTGGGCGAACCTCACTAGTCAAACATGTCATCAACACTGGTAAAGCTGCACCAATTCGGCAACCGCCAAGGCGTTTACCACTTGGTAATTGA